The nucleotide window AATATCCAAATCTTCCACGTCCTTGGGCGAATATATGGAGTAGGTTTCTACGCCCATTGCGTGCGCCATTAGTGCGAAATCCGCAGGAGGCAACTGGTAACCAATCGGTTCAGCCTTAGTTAGGCGTTGGCCATGCTTGACCATGCCGAGCGCACTATCATTGAGGATGATAAAAATGACCGGCAATTGCTCCGCCACTGCTACTGTAATTTCCTGACTGCTCATGAGAAAACTGCCGTCACCGGTGATGCAGACCACCGGCACGCCCGGGCATCCCATAGCTGTACCTACCGCACCGCCTATTGCCCACCCCATGGAGGAAAAACCCATAGCCGTTCTAATGAGACCGCCGCTCATAGAACAACCGTCCGTCATACGGCGGTTAAGTGGGTGCAAATAATGGGTAGACCATGCAAAGCTGTTGCCTGTATCAGCAATGAAGCGAGTATTCGGCGGAAATCTACGTGACAGCTCGCGCATTAAACGTTGCGGCTTGATTGGTGTAGAGTCGTCGAGGCATTTTGCCTCTTCCGCAAGCACGAAATGCCGGGGAAGCTGATCGGGAATACAAGGCTTGCCGATTGTACCCGTTACCCTGCGATCAGTATGCGCCGCCTTATCACGCATTCTCTGGCGGAAGGCAGCCCAGTCGTATACCTCACTCTGCTGTTGGCTCTGGTAAAATTTCAAGAGTCTTTCTAACACCGTCACAATCCGGCCGCGAACATGCAGGCGCGCCATAGGCGAATGGGTGAGATGCTCCGGCGATGAATCAATATGAATGAGCCGGTCATTTAGAATCGCCCTCTCATCCCAGCCCATGCTGTCCCATTCACCCAGACCTGTACCAATCGCCAATATCAGATCAACATCAGAATGGGTCATTGCCTCATAAGCACTGCTGTGGCCGGCAAAGCCAAATACGCCCTTGAACTGTGAATGATAGGGATTGACTAGACCTTTCCCAGATGGCGTAGTCAGCAAGGTTGCCTTAATGATTCTAGCCAGCTCCAGAATTGCACCTACTGCCTCTCCACAACCTTGTCCAATCAGGATCACGGTATGTTTTGCATTCGAGACAGCCTTATATAAGGTATCAATGCTGTCCTGGCTGAACAAGGATTCCGGCTCCACCGCAGAGTCGAACCGGAACTCACTGCAGGGTTTGGATAACGGGCTGCGTAAAACGTCTAACGGTATGCTGAGATGAGCTGGGCCACATGGGGCTTGGTAGGCGGTCCTTATTGCGGTAAACAGTTTACCTTCGAGCTGGTCTACATGAGAGACCAAGGAGTTATAGCGCGTGCAGTACTCAAACATGCCCTGGATATTGACACCCGCACAGGAGGACTCCTGAAACGCCCCTTTTCCGAAGGTAGGAAGCGGAGTTTGCCCTGTAATCACCAGCATCGGAATTTCATCGGCATAGGCCGAGGCGACTCCGGTAATCAAATTGGTTGCGCCGGGACCGGTGGTGGCGCAACACACAC belongs to Gammaproteobacteria bacterium and includes:
- a CDS encoding thiamine pyrophosphate-binding protein gives rise to the protein MSIVADHNEPSQDNKQDSEVQFQAADLIIGYLEQIGVEYVFGVPGGAIEPLYNAMARSQRRGGLRPIVARHESGAAFMADGYTRETGKLGVCCATTGPGATNLITGVASAYADEIPMLVITGQTPLPTFGKGAFQESSCAGVNIQGMFEYCTRYNSLVSHVDQLEGKLFTAIRTAYQAPCGPAHLSIPLDVLRSPLSKPCSEFRFDSAVEPESLFSQDSIDTLYKAVSNAKHTVILIGQGCGEAVGAILELARIIKATLLTTPSGKGLVNPYHSQFKGVFGFAGHSSAYEAMTHSDVDLILAIGTGLGEWDSMGWDERAILNDRLIHIDSSPEHLTHSPMARLHVRGRIVTVLERLLKFYQSQQQSEVYDWAAFRQRMRDKAAHTDRRVTGTIGKPCIPDQLPRHFVLAEEAKCLDDSTPIKPQRLMRELSRRFPPNTRFIADTGNSFAWSTHYLHPLNRRMTDGCSMSGGLIRTAMGFSSMGWAIGGAVGTAMGCPGVPVVCITGDGSFLMSSQEITVAVAEQLPVIFIILNDSALGMVKHGQRLTKAEPIGYQLPPADFALMAHAMGVETYSIYSPKDVEDLDIESLCKRKGPSLLDVHIDGEEVPPMSLRVRVMSLVANTVGH